One window of the Zea mays cultivar B73 chromosome 3, Zm-B73-REFERENCE-NAM-5.0, whole genome shotgun sequence genome contains the following:
- the LOC103650480 gene encoding serine/threonine-protein kinase Nek2, which translates to MDQYEVLEQIGKGAFGSALLVRHKVEKKKYVLKKIRLARQTDRTRRSAHQEMQLIATVRNPFIVEYKDSWVEKGCYVCIVIGYCEGGDMAEVIKRANGNHFSEEKLCKWLVQLLMALDYLHANHILHRDVKCSNIFIARDQSIRLGDFGLAKILTSDDLASSVVGTPSYMCPELLADIPYGTKSDIWSLGCCIYEMTALRPAFKAFDMQALISKITKSIVSPLPTRYSGSFRGLIKSMLRKSPEHRPSAAELLKHVHLQPYVLQVQLKSSPSRNMSPIYQALTDKVKKMTFPSDITDSARRVARRNSLGNERTVTFCKPSPERNSISSTRSIKEYTTTQSVKELSVDSSQIDDEVTSKAIRTKTTGILRTPKSTPAKTLTTRNRLDPPKTSYSRTNHSELTSRTPLNKSAVTARRASLPLPTYRAPNSRAASVLDQLDSPDVSVNAPRIDRIAEFPLASSEDPLAPMKKNLSSAPGHDGSCSTPPFINRSITKDKYTVQVLHRGDGDNASDSSGRNATAASSGGSNDSRQQRFDTSSYQQRAEALEGLLEFSAQLLQQERYEELGILLKPFGPEKASPRETAIWLTKSFKETAS; encoded by the exons GTATGTGCTCAAGAAGATACGGCTCGCACGGCAAACCGACCGCACACGCCGGTCTGCCCACCAGGAG ATGCAGCTCATCGCGACTGTCCGGAATCCATTCATTGTGGAGTACAAAGATTCATGGGTGGAAAAG GGCTGCTACGTTTGCATTGTTATTGGCTACTGTGAGGGAGGAGACAT GGCTGAGGTTATCAAAAGAGCCAATGGAAACCATTTCTCTGAGGAG AAACTTTGCAAGTGGCTCGTGCAACTTCTCATGGCTCTTGATTATCTACATGCAAATCACATTCTTCATCGAGACGTGAAG TGCTCTAATATATTTATTGCCAGAGATCAAAGCATACGCCTTG GTGACTTTGGCCTTGCAAAGATATTGACATCAGATGACCTTGCCTCATCT GTGGTAGGGACTCCAAGTTATATGTGCCCAGAACTTCTTGCTGATATACCATATGGTACTAAATCCGATATTTGGTCTCTAG GATGTTGCATTTATGAAATGACTGCTCTCAGGCCTGCATTTAAAGCTTTT GACATGCAAGCTCTTATTAGCAAGATCACAAAGTCGATAGTATCACCATTGCCCACGAGATATTCTGGTTCCTT TAGGGGACTTATCAAGAGCATGCTACGGAAAAGTCCAGAACACCGACCAAGC GCTGCAGAACTGCTAAAGCATGTGCACCTTCAGCCTTATGTGCTTCAGGTCCAGTTGAAGTCCAGTCCCTCTCGCAACATGTCTCCAATCTATCAAGCTCTGACAGACAAAGTTAAGAAGATGACATTTCCTAGTGATATAACTGATTCCGCCAGAAGAGTGGCAAGAAGAAACTCGCTTGGAAATGAGAGGACTGTAACATTCTGCAAACCCTCTCCTGAGCGGAACTCTATTAGCTCTACACGGAGCATCAAAGAATATACAACTACCCAGAGTGTCAAAGAGCTATCTGTTGACAGCAGTCAAATTGATGATGAGGTTACAAGTAAAGCCATTAGAACAAAGACAACAGGCATTCTAAGGACGCCCAAGAGTACCCCAGCCAAGACATTGACTACTAGAAATCGGTTGGATCCTCCAAAAACTTCTTACAGCAGAACAAACCATAGTGAG TTGACCTCAAGAACACCTCTGAACAAGAGTGCTGTGACAGCAAGAAGAGCATCGCTCCCGCTGCCGACATACAGAGCACCCAACAGCCGTGCCGCCAGCGTCCTTGACCAACTGGACTCCCCAGACGTGTCCGTCAACGCGCCTCGGATCGACAGGATCGCAGAATTCCCTCTAGCTTCATCCGAGGACCCCCTGGCGCCCATGAAGAAGAACCTGTCCTCGGCGCCCGGCCACGACGGCTCATGCTCCACGCCTCCCTTCATCAACCGGTCCATCACGAAGGACAAGTACACGGTGCAGGTGCTGCACAGGGGCGACGGGGACAACGCGAGCGACTCGTCGGGGCGCAACGCCACCGCCGCGTCGAGCGGGGGGTCCAACGACTCGAGGCAGCAGCGGTTCGACACCTCGTCGTACCAGCAGCGCGCCGAGGCCCTGGAGGGCCTGCTGGAGTTCAGCGCGCAGCTGCTGCAGCAGGAGCGGTACGAGGAGCTGGGCATCCTGCTGAAGCCGTTCGGCCCCGAGAAGGCGTCGCCGAGAGAGACTGCCATCTGGCTCACCAAGAGCTTCAAGGAGACGGCGTCATag